One genomic region from Leptospira tipperaryensis encodes:
- a CDS encoding NAD-dependent epimerase/dehydratase family protein, giving the protein MKEIDRSKPVLVTGGAGYIASWVIQYLLEDGLSVRATVRDKGDSKKISHLLKLGEKFPGKLEFFEADLLKEGSFLNAIQERGGVELIIHTASPFLRDGVKNPQKELVDPAVLGTKNVLLSANQSSSVKRIVLTSSIAAVMGDNSDASNHPENRLSEADWNTTSSLSHQPYPYSKTLAEKEAWKIAGEQSQWDLVTINPSFVMGPSLSERADGTSVNFMLSMINGKFASGVPDMMIGFVDVRDVARAHILAGFTPSAKGRHIVSSETLKFLDVAKKIQEKFGNRFPVPKNAIPKFLTYLIGPFFGLSWPYISRNVGIPFALDHTYSKKDLGLTYRPIAETFAEHIQQIVSSKMLSKK; this is encoded by the coding sequence ATGAAAGAAATCGATCGTTCTAAACCAGTTCTTGTCACCGGAGGCGCCGGATATATCGCGTCTTGGGTGATTCAGTATTTACTCGAAGACGGGCTTTCCGTACGAGCAACGGTAAGAGACAAAGGAGATTCTAAAAAGATTTCCCATCTTCTCAAGCTCGGAGAAAAGTTTCCCGGAAAGTTGGAATTCTTTGAAGCGGATCTTCTCAAAGAAGGTTCTTTCCTGAATGCGATCCAGGAAAGAGGCGGAGTTGAACTGATCATTCATACCGCATCTCCGTTTCTTAGAGACGGAGTAAAAAATCCTCAAAAGGAACTCGTGGATCCTGCTGTGTTAGGAACCAAGAACGTTCTTTTATCTGCGAATCAAAGCTCATCGGTCAAAAGAATCGTTTTGACTTCGAGCATTGCGGCGGTAATGGGCGACAACAGCGACGCGTCCAACCATCCGGAGAATCGTCTTTCAGAAGCGGATTGGAATACGACGAGTAGCCTTTCACATCAACCGTATCCTTATTCTAAAACTCTCGCTGAAAAAGAGGCCTGGAAGATCGCCGGAGAGCAATCGCAATGGGATTTAGTAACGATCAATCCTTCGTTTGTGATGGGACCTTCTCTTTCCGAAAGGGCGGACGGAACAAGTGTAAACTTTATGCTCTCTATGATTAACGGTAAGTTTGCTTCCGGGGTTCCGGATATGATGATCGGTTTCGTGGATGTGAGAGACGTCGCACGCGCACATATCTTAGCCGGATTTACCCCTTCCGCGAAAGGAAGGCATATCGTTTCTTCGGAGACTTTGAAATTTTTAGACGTTGCCAAAAAGATTCAGGAAAAATTTGGAAATCGTTTTCCGGTCCCTAAAAACGCCATTCCAAAATTTCTTACTTATTTGATAGGACCGTTTTTCGGACTTTCCTGGCCTTACATTTCGCGTAACGTAGGAATTCCGTTTGCTCTCGATCACACGTATAGCAAAAAAGATTTAGGACTTACTTATAGACCGATTGCGGAAACCTTTGCGGAACACATTCAACAAATCGTTTCTTCTAAGATGTTGTCAAAAAAATAA
- a CDS encoding SH3 domain-containing protein codes for MQRIPKQSQFVFSKIALAALLLFLLNSLSAEEKLSPRYVLTSDGKLNVREKPKDGKILFQLDKGESVWIKEDSQFEEWQEIKTKTGAKGFAASEFLSKRKPEDLSDAKLFGSIKSGTEGSWFRSLAIRIKNQWFSASDYSAETYFLEKKKIQEKEKAIAYERTNVAGEFTPETKEITGCQEVRVLKGNFNAFRKIDTYHDSVFAIFGSKIGDQVRSDRYTPSEKISKILDASANSIFKKKHPKAAELKLLKRGDLYTIHSPGKDYIFIRYAIKTEYEEKSYYSAIYEFKDEDLGKKIFEKFDVLMNEQAVYGGQYHFIDALDLDGNGTPILILHHNGYDGYINEFAKITNGQLQTLFLSGGDAC; via the coding sequence ATGCAAAGAATACCTAAACAATCGCAGTTCGTATTTTCCAAAATCGCGTTAGCCGCTCTTCTTCTATTTTTGCTCAATTCCCTTTCCGCGGAAGAGAAACTCTCTCCTCGATACGTTCTCACTTCAGATGGAAAACTGAATGTCAGAGAGAAGCCGAAAGACGGAAAGATTCTTTTTCAGTTGGATAAGGGAGAAAGCGTCTGGATCAAAGAAGATTCTCAATTTGAAGAATGGCAGGAAATCAAAACAAAAACGGGAGCAAAAGGATTTGCCGCCTCCGAGTTCCTGAGCAAAAGAAAACCGGAAGACCTGTCGGACGCAAAGTTATTCGGGTCCATTAAATCCGGAACGGAAGGATCCTGGTTTCGCTCTTTGGCGATTCGAATCAAAAACCAGTGGTTCTCGGCGAGCGACTATTCTGCGGAAACTTATTTCTTAGAAAAGAAGAAGATTCAAGAAAAGGAAAAAGCGATCGCCTATGAACGCACAAACGTTGCCGGAGAATTTACGCCGGAAACAAAGGAAATCACCGGTTGTCAGGAAGTTCGAGTTCTTAAAGGAAACTTCAACGCGTTTCGAAAAATCGATACATATCATGATTCAGTCTTTGCGATTTTCGGCTCAAAGATCGGCGATCAGGTTCGATCGGATCGTTATACACCTTCTGAAAAAATTTCCAAAATTTTGGACGCTTCCGCAAATTCGATTTTTAAAAAGAAACACCCGAAGGCGGCCGAGCTTAAACTCTTAAAAAGGGGAGATTTGTATACGATTCATTCTCCCGGAAAAGATTACATTTTTATCCGTTATGCGATCAAAACAGAATACGAAGAAAAATCTTATTACTCCGCAATTTACGAATTCAAAGACGAGGACCTGGGAAAAAAGATATTCGAAAAATTTGATGTTCTAATGAACGAACAAGCGGTCTACGGAGGACAGTATCATTTTATCGACGCACTTGATCTGGACGGAAACGGAACGCCGATCTTGATTCTCCACCACAACGGCTACGACGGTTATATAAACGAGTTTGCAAAAATAACAAACGGGCAATTACAGACTTTATTTTTATCAGGCGGCGACGCTTGTTAG